A region of Candidatus Hydrogenedens sp. DNA encodes the following proteins:
- a CDS encoding metallophosphoesterase, with the protein MKDNKKGEPLSLLWVTDIHLDHLPPEKGSAFIREIAEKKPSLVVITGDISTAETVDKWLLYIDRVFTCPVYFVLGNHDYYHGSIEQVRQKVRQITRYSQRVRWLPEVGIVTLTPNTVLIGCDGWGDARLGDFDHAETKMSDYLFIKELIGLDRPRIKQVIQAIGAESARYLAKLLPEAMSRAQYIIIATHVPPFAEACWHQGRRGDAKWLPNYTCGALGEVIQSSAMNSMYHQFLVLCGHTHGYADVHILPNLHIKVGEVEYGKPIVQDIITVY; encoded by the coding sequence ATGAAAGATAATAAAAAAGGAGAACCACTTTCTCTGTTGTGGGTGACAGATATACATTTAGACCATCTCCCACCTGAAAAAGGCTCTGCTTTTATTCGCGAAATAGCTGAGAAGAAACCTTCGTTAGTTGTTATAACGGGGGATATTTCGACTGCTGAGACAGTAGATAAGTGGTTATTATATATAGACCGTGTTTTTACGTGTCCCGTGTACTTTGTATTAGGTAATCATGATTATTATCATGGGTCAATAGAACAAGTTCGGCAAAAGGTCAGGCAGATTACGAGATACTCTCAGCGTGTTCGATGGTTACCAGAAGTGGGTATTGTTACATTAACCCCTAACACGGTACTTATAGGCTGTGATGGTTGGGGAGATGCGAGGCTTGGTGATTTTGACCATGCAGAAACGAAAATGAGTGACTATCTATTTATTAAAGAACTCATTGGGCTTGACCGTCCTCGAATTAAGCAGGTTATTCAGGCTATCGGTGCCGAGTCTGCTCGATATTTAGCTAAATTACTGCCTGAGGCGATGAGCCGTGCTCAGTATATAATAATTGCAACCCATGTTCCTCCTTTTGCTGAAGCATGCTGGCATCAAGGTCGCAGAGGGGATGCAAAATGGTTGCCAAACTATACATGTGGTGCCTTAGGAGAGGTTATTCAATCATCTGCTATGAACAGTATGTATCATCAATTTCTGGTTCTATGTGGACATACTCACGGGTATGCTGATGTACATATCCTACCTAATTTACATATTAAAGTAGGTGAAGTGGAGTACGGTAAACCAATTGTTCAGGATATAATTACAGTTTATTAA
- a CDS encoding DUF1559 domain-containing protein, whose translation MKKYGFTLIELLVVIAIIGILAAILLPALARAREAARRSSCQNNLKQWGIILKMYAGEAKGERFPMVLINMESLYDCETLTPTGATNYVYGLNPRISDIYPEYLTDPAILVCPSNSKVTVNNLKNSKGDWMINYACDDGTGHLLHSAGVRLGVNSYIYTGWVFDRCELTDPKTNLTPFAPSKEGSAQLWNGLAYTAMQGAMAHNYSVADKDIPGMFPNGNAGGDIIYRLREGIERFLITDINNPSSKAQAQSSVWIMFDILATGSKTQYFNHIPGGCNVLYLDGHVEFIRYEGRAPVNRYVAECLSAIPYALSF comes from the coding sequence ATGAAAAAATATGGTTTTACTCTTATAGAACTACTGGTAGTTATTGCGATTATCGGTATATTGGCGGCAATTTTATTACCAGCATTAGCGCGAGCACGTGAAGCGGCACGCCGTTCCAGCTGTCAGAACAATCTTAAACAATGGGGTATCATCCTAAAAATGTATGCAGGAGAGGCTAAGGGAGAACGATTTCCTATGGTATTGATTAACATGGAATCATTATATGACTGTGAGACTCTTACCCCTACTGGAGCCACGAATTACGTTTATGGTTTAAATCCGAGAATATCTGATATTTATCCTGAATATCTTACCGACCCAGCTATTCTTGTTTGTCCTTCTAATTCAAAAGTGACCGTAAATAACTTAAAAAACTCGAAAGGTGATTGGATGATTAACTATGCCTGTGATGATGGTACTGGGCATCTTTTACATTCCGCAGGTGTACGACTCGGGGTGAATAGTTATATTTATACAGGTTGGGTTTTTGACCGCTGTGAGTTAACTGACCCAAAAACAAATTTAACTCCTTTTGCACCGTCAAAAGAAGGTAGTGCTCAATTATGGAATGGATTAGCCTATACCGCAATGCAAGGAGCTATGGCTCATAATTATAGTGTGGCTGATAAAGACATCCCTGGAATGTTTCCAAATGGGAATGCTGGTGGAGATATTATTTACCGCTTACGTGAAGGTATTGAAAGATTTTTAATTACGGACATTAACAATCCTTCCAGTAAAGCACAAGCACAAAGTAGCGTGTGGATTATGTTTGATATTTTGGCTACTGGAAGTAAAACACAATATTTCAATCATATTCCTGGTGGTTGTAATGTGCTATATTTAGACGGGCATGTAGAATTTATAAGGTATGAAGGTAGGGCACCTGTAAATCGATATGTTGCGGAATGCCTTTCTGCAATTCCCTATGCTTTATCATTTTAG
- a CDS encoding UvrB/UvrC motif-containing protein → MICQKCKKKLATVRYAEVIDGHVTEIHLCPDCLIEVQNNPKGFKLSSEEPQVKEPKETIEDISKKAKVKSICSVCGTQLNYIQEKNKVGCFTCYKNFGPEIESILEVIQGGGTHIGKKLNYSNDEERVRAQFLLDTKKALIRQAIKAEDYEFAAKLRDEIIDLEKTISSWKMGKN, encoded by the coding sequence ATGATTTGCCAAAAATGCAAGAAAAAACTTGCCACAGTTAGATATGCAGAGGTTATAGATGGACATGTTACTGAGATTCATTTGTGCCCTGACTGTTTAATAGAAGTCCAAAATAACCCGAAAGGATTTAAACTGAGTTCAGAAGAACCACAAGTAAAAGAACCAAAAGAAACTATAGAAGATATATCCAAAAAGGCAAAAGTCAAATCTATATGTTCGGTATGTGGTACCCAGCTGAATTATATCCAGGAAAAAAACAAGGTTGGTTGTTTTACATGTTACAAAAATTTTGGTCCAGAAATAGAGTCTATACTTGAAGTTATTCAAGGTGGAGGCACTCATATCGGTAAAAAATTAAATTATTCTAATGATGAAGAGCGGGTTCGGGCACAGTTTCTTCTGGATACTAAAAAAGCGTTAATTCGACAAGCAATTAAAGCAGAAGATTACGAATTTGCGGCTAAGCTACGTGATGAAATTATAGATTTAGAGAAAACAATATCTTCTTGGAAAATGGGAAAGAATTAG
- a CDS encoding ATP-dependent Clp protease ATP-binding subunit, whose protein sequence is MLWERFTERARHVIAVARNEAVKRGSEYVRTEHILFALCLETEGIAAKALLNLGIDLEQLLQEIEHRCPSGPALLSSDEITYTPRAKKVLEMAVEEAHRFNHTYVGTEHILLGLIKEGEGVAAKLLHDFGVDLHRAQAEIMKLIGETSKGGKSEPHERKKSTTPALDTFGRDLTYLAREGKLDPVIGREVEIERVIQILSRRTKNNPVLIGEAGVGKTAIVEGLAQAIVNGNVPDLLLNKRVLTLDLGAVIAGTKYRGQFEERLKSVMKEIQREDNIILFIDEIHTIVGAGAAEGAVDAANMLKPALARGELQCIGATTADEYRKYIEKDSALARRFQTIFVDAPTPEETIRILEGLRDKYEAHHKVKYTDDAIIAAVRLSDQYISDRYLPDKAIDVLDEAGSRVRLQITTRPKELKELEAEIEKVTQDKEIAIKHQEFEKAASLRDRERRLQSLYQEKKKEWESQRDSAQAVVTAEDIAYVVSKWTGVPLTKIGETESERLLRMREELHKSIVGQDEAINAITRAIQRSRAGLRHSNRPVGSFLFLGPTGVGKTLLAKKLAEFLFGDERALITLDMSEYMEKFTVSRLMGAPPGYVGYDEGGQLTEQVRRRPYSVVLFDEIEKAHPDIFNALLQILEEGQMTDGSGRKVDFKNTVIVLTSNIGARKIGKSTSLGFQKDSIEEEYEKMRDRVMEEVRKTFNPEFLNRLDEVLVFHRLTQEQLEQIVDIQMNEVTKHLQEKQMKIEITPSAKKFLVNIGSSEEYGARPLRRSIQQNIEDPLAEKLLSGEIKEGSTVLIDLNSDGTALEFKVKENQFENQLPKTDNNTVKLINN, encoded by the coding sequence ATGTTATGGGAACGATTTACAGAACGAGCTCGGCATGTTATCGCTGTCGCTCGTAATGAGGCTGTAAAACGAGGAAGTGAATACGTTCGTACTGAACATATTTTATTTGCTCTTTGTCTTGAAACAGAGGGTATTGCTGCGAAGGCTTTATTAAATTTAGGCATAGATTTAGAACAGTTATTGCAAGAAATTGAACATCGTTGTCCTTCCGGACCGGCTTTGCTTTCATCCGATGAAATTACCTACACACCAAGAGCAAAAAAAGTTCTTGAGATGGCAGTTGAAGAAGCACATCGTTTTAACCATACTTATGTAGGTACCGAGCATATCCTTTTAGGTCTAATTAAAGAGGGAGAAGGAGTTGCTGCAAAATTGCTACATGATTTTGGTGTTGACTTACACCGTGCACAAGCAGAAATTATGAAACTTATCGGTGAAACCAGTAAAGGTGGAAAGAGCGAACCTCATGAGCGGAAAAAATCTACGACTCCTGCTTTAGATACATTTGGTAGAGATTTAACCTACTTAGCGAGAGAAGGCAAATTAGACCCCGTAATTGGGAGAGAAGTGGAAATTGAGCGTGTAATACAGATATTAAGTAGGAGAACAAAAAACAACCCAGTTCTTATTGGTGAGGCAGGTGTCGGTAAAACTGCAATAGTTGAGGGGTTGGCTCAGGCAATTGTAAATGGGAATGTGCCAGATTTGTTATTAAATAAACGTGTTTTGACATTAGATTTAGGAGCAGTTATTGCAGGAACGAAGTATCGGGGACAGTTTGAAGAACGATTAAAATCGGTCATGAAAGAAATTCAAAGGGAAGATAATATTATTCTATTTATTGATGAAATACATACAATTGTAGGTGCAGGAGCCGCAGAAGGTGCTGTTGATGCTGCAAATATGTTAAAGCCTGCTTTGGCTCGCGGTGAATTGCAATGTATCGGTGCCACAACTGCCGATGAGTATCGTAAATATATTGAAAAAGATAGTGCCCTTGCACGTCGTTTTCAAACTATTTTTGTGGATGCGCCTACTCCAGAAGAGACAATTAGGATATTGGAAGGACTGCGTGATAAGTATGAAGCACATCATAAAGTAAAATATACCGATGACGCTATCATCGCAGCAGTTCGATTATCCGACCAATATATTTCTGATAGATATCTGCCAGACAAAGCAATTGATGTCCTTGACGAAGCGGGGAGTCGTGTCCGTTTACAAATTACGACAAGACCAAAGGAATTAAAAGAATTAGAAGCGGAAATCGAAAAAGTAACACAGGATAAAGAGATAGCTATAAAACACCAGGAATTTGAAAAAGCAGCTTCACTACGTGACCGTGAACGGAGATTACAATCTCTTTATCAAGAGAAGAAAAAGGAATGGGAGTCACAGCGAGATTCTGCTCAAGCAGTAGTTACTGCTGAAGACATCGCTTACGTCGTTTCGAAATGGACAGGAGTCCCACTTACCAAGATTGGGGAGACTGAATCTGAACGATTGCTTCGAATGCGTGAAGAGCTACATAAATCGATAGTCGGACAAGATGAAGCGATTAATGCCATTACCCGCGCAATTCAAAGGTCAAGAGCAGGTTTGAGGCACTCAAACCGTCCTGTAGGCTCGTTTTTATTTTTGGGTCCTACTGGTGTAGGAAAAACACTTCTCGCTAAGAAACTCGCTGAATTCTTGTTTGGTGATGAGCGGGCTCTAATTACGTTAGATATGTCGGAATATATGGAAAAATTTACTGTATCACGACTTATGGGGGCACCTCCAGGATATGTAGGTTATGATGAAGGAGGTCAATTAACAGAGCAGGTAAGACGGAGACCATACTCAGTAGTGCTGTTCGATGAAATAGAAAAGGCACATCCTGATATTTTTAATGCATTATTGCAAATACTTGAAGAAGGCCAAATGACCGATGGTAGTGGAAGAAAAGTAGATTTTAAAAACACGGTAATTGTTTTAACGTCAAATATTGGAGCACGTAAAATTGGAAAGTCAACCTCATTAGGTTTTCAAAAAGATAGTATAGAAGAAGAATATGAAAAGATGCGTGACCGTGTTATGGAAGAAGTTAGGAAAACATTTAATCCAGAATTTCTAAACCGTTTAGATGAAGTCCTTGTTTTCCATCGCCTTACTCAGGAACAATTAGAACAAATTGTCGATATTCAAATGAATGAAGTTACTAAGCATTTACAAGAAAAACAAATGAAAATTGAAATTACACCTTCAGCTAAAAAATTCCTTGTAAATATAGGTAGTAGTGAAGAATATGGTGCTCGTCCTCTTCGTAGGTCTATTCAACAAAACATTGAAGACCCGCTTGCTGAGAAACTGCTCTCAGGCGAAATAAAGGAGGGAAGTACTGTATTAATTGATTTAAATTCCGATGGAACTGCTCTGGAATTTAAGGTAAAGGAGAACCAGTTTGAAAATCAATTACCAAAAACGGATAATAATACTGTAAAATTAATAAATAATTAG
- the bamA gene encoding outer membrane protein assembly factor BamA → MLRTRYVHVILSIVIFILCKNSVTQETDYSGKEVLSVNIQGLEKLNEQVVLGQVETKVGDKLNSRAVARDIKRIYNLGYFTKVSVEVIPEGDGVKVTYIVEEERRISDVKIIGCKKIKPRAIEPVLKQKRGTSFIPELCEEDRKAIINMYQAKGYANTKVDVITEKVEPGLVRIIYSIDEGKKARIKEIEIEGNSALSDRQVKKAMKTKPAWWFLGGKYDETKFETDLENIVNKYGDHGYLDAKVTHTDVLYTDNGKKLRIKLFVEEGDQYKVQSLQYANNIVFDAEELEKDIKVKPEDIHNKGQVAKDAQVLEKKYQDSGYVDATVTPQVSKDEQNKTTNIVYNISESELKYIKQVDITGNDVTQDEVIRRQVLVKPGERYDGSAVESSRLRLENTDYFDKIRITLHDDEEDPRYSNLLVDVEEGKTNTFLFGAGYSTDEGVGGFAQLRLRNFDITNWPSFSGGGQQFSARVHVGDRRDRYSVSFTDPEIFGYPISLGVDLYDESYWVRSGADYRENQTGGQIRFGKALSLYNTARLAFRVEDVDISDLSWFINPEIRKQTENSTTVSTILSLERNTLDRYRDPSRGINAVLSSELAGLGGDNNFVKLQLDFAWYRALDKDKKWVFMLRTREGWMTEYGDSDYIPLIYRFYAGGTTTVRGYDYRDIGPKIREYGFFGDWIAKGGNLRLVNNLELKYKVTNIFRIYSFIDMGGVWEDEGDIDLSDLRYSSGLGIGAEIPKIGPIRVDYGIPLNPDDDQGHGRLHLTTGLQF, encoded by the coding sequence ATGTTAAGAACAAGATATGTACATGTCATTTTATCTATTGTTATTTTTATTTTATGTAAAAATTCTGTGACACAAGAAACGGATTATTCAGGCAAAGAAGTTCTTTCTGTAAATATTCAAGGGCTTGAAAAACTTAACGAACAGGTTGTGTTAGGACAGGTAGAAACAAAAGTGGGAGATAAACTCAATTCCAGAGCTGTAGCACGAGATATTAAACGAATTTATAATTTAGGCTATTTTACAAAAGTAAGTGTTGAGGTCATTCCAGAAGGGGATGGAGTCAAAGTGACATATATAGTGGAAGAAGAACGAAGAATATCAGATGTGAAAATAATTGGTTGCAAAAAAATAAAACCCCGTGCAATAGAACCTGTATTAAAGCAAAAAAGAGGAACTTCTTTTATTCCCGAACTTTGTGAGGAAGATAGAAAAGCAATTATTAATATGTATCAAGCAAAGGGATATGCAAATACAAAGGTTGATGTTATAACAGAAAAAGTGGAACCTGGACTTGTTCGTATTATTTATTCTATTGATGAAGGGAAAAAAGCAAGAATTAAAGAGATTGAAATTGAAGGGAACTCAGCACTGAGTGACCGTCAGGTAAAGAAAGCAATGAAGACCAAACCCGCTTGGTGGTTTTTGGGTGGTAAATATGACGAGACCAAATTTGAGACCGACCTGGAGAATATAGTTAATAAGTATGGAGACCACGGTTATTTAGATGCTAAAGTAACGCATACAGATGTTCTATATACAGATAATGGAAAAAAGCTTAGAATAAAACTTTTTGTTGAGGAGGGAGACCAATATAAAGTTCAATCTCTACAATACGCAAATAATATCGTTTTTGATGCTGAAGAGTTAGAAAAGGATATCAAAGTAAAACCAGAAGATATTCATAATAAAGGACAGGTGGCTAAAGATGCTCAAGTACTTGAAAAGAAATACCAAGATAGTGGTTATGTGGATGCTACCGTAACTCCACAGGTCTCAAAAGATGAACAGAATAAAACAACGAATATTGTATATAACATATCTGAAAGTGAATTGAAATATATAAAACAAGTTGATATTACGGGTAATGATGTTACACAAGATGAAGTCATTCGCAGGCAGGTATTAGTGAAACCTGGAGAACGATATGATGGTTCTGCTGTGGAATCAAGCCGATTGCGACTTGAAAATACGGATTATTTTGATAAAATCCGTATTACGCTCCATGATGATGAAGAAGACCCAAGATATTCTAATTTACTTGTAGATGTAGAGGAAGGGAAAACCAATACCTTTCTTTTCGGAGCTGGGTATAGTACAGATGAAGGTGTTGGCGGTTTTGCACAGTTAAGACTAAGAAATTTTGACATTACCAACTGGCCATCCTTTTCAGGGGGAGGACAACAATTTTCAGCACGTGTTCACGTCGGTGACAGAAGAGACCGCTATAGTGTAAGTTTCACTGACCCCGAGATATTTGGATATCCTATTTCACTTGGCGTAGATTTGTATGATGAATCCTATTGGGTTCGTAGTGGTGCAGACTACCGTGAAAATCAGACAGGAGGACAAATACGTTTTGGGAAGGCGCTTTCACTTTACAATACTGCACGGTTAGCATTTAGGGTTGAAGATGTCGATATTAGTGACCTTTCATGGTTTATAAATCCTGAAATAAGAAAACAAACTGAAAATTCAACAACGGTAAGTACAATTTTGAGTTTAGAGAGAAATACTTTAGACCGTTATCGTGACCCAAGTCGTGGTATTAATGCTGTGTTAAGTTCAGAACTTGCTGGACTTGGCGGAGATAATAATTTTGTAAAATTGCAACTTGATTTTGCTTGGTATAGGGCATTGGATAAAGATAAAAAGTGGGTTTTTATGCTAAGAACTCGTGAGGGTTGGATGACAGAATATGGAGACTCAGATTATATACCACTAATCTACCGTTTTTATGCTGGTGGTACTACCACAGTCCGAGGTTATGATTATCGTGATATTGGTCCTAAGATTCGTGAATATGGCTTCTTTGGAGATTGGATTGCCAAAGGCGGTAATTTACGATTAGTTAACAATTTAGAATTAAAGTATAAGGTGACAAATATCTTTAGAATTTATAGCTTTATTGATATGGGTGGTGTTTGGGAAGATGAGGGAGATATCGATTTGTCAGATTTAAGATATAGTAGCGGATTAGGAATAGGTGCAGAAATTCCGAAGATAGGACCTATTCGTGTTGATTATGGTATTCCATTAAATCCTGATGATGACCAAGGACACGGTAGATTACATTTAACTACAGGATTGCAATTCTAA
- a CDS encoding OmpH family outer membrane protein, which translates to MNGRYFFISLTICILLLLPVGMIFAQEPVKTQSSEASYRIAVVDVELVMREYNKRKQKYEELQKEVDSQQKELDNLMSRIEEDRKKLESGKSTMSDEEKLDLKMKIEQEAATYRAELEKRQKTIDSKEERIIRECLDDIQNAINVIATSDNYHLVFNAGKSLKSSLLFHSPTMDITSKVLTYLNSNSSTTESVKPKK; encoded by the coding sequence GTGAACGGGAGATATTTTTTTATATCATTAACGATTTGTATTTTATTACTTCTTCCTGTCGGTATGATTTTTGCACAGGAACCAGTAAAGACTCAAAGTTCAGAAGCCTCATACAGAATTGCTGTTGTTGATGTTGAGCTTGTTATGAGGGAATACAATAAGAGAAAACAAAAATATGAAGAACTTCAAAAGGAAGTCGATTCCCAACAAAAAGAACTCGATAATCTGATGAGTCGTATTGAAGAAGATAGAAAAAAACTTGAGTCGGGTAAGTCTACAATGAGCGATGAAGAAAAACTGGATTTGAAAATGAAAATAGAACAAGAGGCGGCTACATATAGAGCAGAACTTGAAAAAAGGCAAAAAACTATTGATAGCAAGGAAGAACGAATTATTCGTGAATGTTTAGATGATATTCAAAACGCTATTAATGTAATTGCCACCTCAGATAATTATCATCTCGTATTCAATGCGGGCAAATCTCTGAAAAGCAGTTTATTATTTCACAGCCCAACAATGGATATAACCTCCAAAGTCCTAACCTATTTGAATTCAAATTCAAGTACTACGGAATCAGTAAAACCAAAGAAATAA
- the lpxD gene encoding UDP-3-O-(3-hydroxymyristoyl)glucosamine N-acyltransferase, which translates to MKQISEWINGIIIKGDENTIITGVNSIDNASSGDLVFVRDKKYEALLTKTQASAVLMSSEPVVPVPENLVCIIVTNPELAFLQVLQQFNPQKIQLPEGIHPSAVVGDDVTLGENIAIGPFVFVGNNSKIGNKTKIYPHVYIGENCEIGENTIIFPNVTIREETKIGSNCIIHSGVCIGTDGFGFIHDGNLWHKIPQIGCVIIGDNVEIGSNTCIDRATFGETQIGTGTKIDNLVQIGHNVKIGENCAIAATTGIAGSATIGNSVRIGAGAGINGHINIGDNATIGAWSGVAKSVEVGAVVSGFPATEHSRAKRILVAQQYVPELLRRVKELEMKIQEIESKVYEKSANNQ; encoded by the coding sequence GTGAAACAAATATCAGAATGGATAAATGGGATAATTATTAAGGGGGATGAAAACACTATAATAACAGGTGTTAATAGCATCGATAATGCGAGTAGTGGCGATTTAGTATTTGTCCGTGATAAAAAATATGAAGCGTTATTAACGAAAACCCAAGCATCTGCTGTGCTTATGTCCTCAGAACCTGTAGTTCCAGTACCAGAAAATCTTGTTTGTATTATAGTGACAAATCCAGAACTTGCATTTTTACAAGTATTACAACAATTTAATCCTCAAAAGATACAATTACCTGAAGGAATACACCCCTCTGCAGTTGTAGGGGATGATGTCACTTTGGGAGAGAATATTGCAATAGGTCCTTTTGTATTTGTTGGTAATAATTCAAAAATTGGCAATAAAACGAAGATATATCCCCATGTATATATCGGGGAAAACTGTGAGATTGGTGAAAACACCATTATATTTCCTAATGTCACTATCCGAGAAGAAACGAAAATAGGTTCTAATTGTATTATTCATTCAGGAGTATGTATTGGAACAGATGGATTTGGTTTCATTCATGATGGTAATTTGTGGCATAAAATTCCACAGATTGGATGTGTTATTATAGGAGATAATGTTGAAATAGGTAGTAATACATGTATTGACCGTGCTACATTTGGGGAGACCCAAATAGGCACAGGTACTAAAATAGATAATTTGGTTCAGATAGGACATAATGTTAAAATAGGTGAAAATTGTGCAATTGCAGCAACAACTGGTATAGCTGGCAGTGCTACTATAGGTAATAGTGTTCGAATTGGTGCCGGTGCGGGTATCAATGGACACATTAATATAGGAGACAATGCAACTATAGGTGCATGGTCAGGTGTAGCAAAGTCAGTGGAAGTTGGTGCTGTAGTTTCTGGTTTCCCTGCAACAGAACATTCGCGGGCAAAAAGGATATTAGTTGCCCAGCAGTATGTCCCCGAATTGCTCAGGAGAGTTAAAGAACTTGAAATGAAAATTCAAGAAATAGAGAGTAAAGTATATGAAAAATCAGCGAACAATCAGTAA
- a CDS encoding bifunctional UDP-3-O-[3-hydroxymyristoyl] N-acetylglucosamine deacetylase/3-hydroxyacyl-ACP dehydratase: protein MKNQRTISKEVSFSGVGLHSGSLTTVTFKPAPPDTGIIFIRTDLSGKPAIPADIDHVIDVSRGTTIGLGNAKVRTVEHGLAAMAGLGIDNLYIELDNEEIPNGDGSALPVMNCLLRAGITEQEEPKRSLLVDRPVYYRQDDVTLNILPADEFRITMTIAYDHVAIGTQYASFIINEETFMNQLAPARTFCFLKEVKMLKEQGLIMGGSLESAVVIGDEEILNDGLRFPDEFVRHKILDLLGDTYLLGRPLIGHIIGVKSGHEKNVMFTKQIKKVYLNGYGIYAIHDPRPTAHRQIPVLDVNKILKILPHRYPFLLVDRIIEFTSMKKVVGIKNVTVNEPFFQGHWPDVPVMPSILILEAMAQVSSVLIFRENGDPPLYQAYFVGLEKASLRRLVVPGDQLVVEAEMVYYRNDLFKAKVVASVENQVVAEATMSFGLVELRK from the coding sequence ATGAAAAATCAGCGAACAATCAGTAAAGAAGTATCTTTCTCAGGAGTAGGATTACATTCAGGAAGTTTAACAACAGTGACTTTTAAGCCTGCCCCCCCAGATACAGGAATTATCTTTATTCGAACCGATTTATCAGGAAAGCCAGCAATTCCTGCAGATATTGACCATGTAATTGATGTTTCTCGTGGTACTACTATTGGTTTAGGTAATGCCAAAGTAAGGACGGTAGAACATGGTTTGGCAGCAATGGCTGGCTTAGGTATTGATAATTTATACATTGAACTTGATAATGAAGAAATCCCTAATGGCGACGGGAGTGCTTTGCCTGTAATGAACTGCTTACTTCGGGCAGGAATAACAGAGCAGGAAGAGCCAAAAAGGTCACTGCTTGTTGATAGACCCGTATATTATCGTCAAGATGATGTAACTCTTAATATCCTTCCCGCAGATGAATTTCGCATTACCATGACCATTGCTTATGACCATGTTGCTATTGGTACACAGTATGCCAGCTTTATTATTAATGAAGAAACATTTATGAATCAACTTGCCCCTGCTCGTACATTTTGTTTTCTGAAAGAGGTAAAAATGTTGAAGGAGCAGGGATTAATCATGGGGGGAAGTTTAGAAAGTGCAGTAGTTATAGGGGATGAGGAAATTCTAAATGATGGATTACGATTTCCCGATGAATTTGTAAGACATAAAATTCTCGACTTGCTTGGTGATACATATCTATTAGGAAGACCTTTAATAGGACATATCATTGGCGTTAAGTCGGGACACGAAAAGAATGTAATGTTTACAAAACAAATAAAAAAAGTTTATCTGAACGGTTATGGGATTTATGCTATACATGACCCAAGACCAACAGCACATCGACAAATACCAGTTTTAGATGTAAATAAAATATTGAAAATATTACCACATCGCTATCCCTTCCTGTTAGTAGACCGAATTATCGAATTTACATCCATGAAAAAAGTGGTTGGAATTAAGAATGTTACAGTAAATGAGCCATTTTTCCAAGGGCATTGGCCTGATGTTCCTGTGATGCCAAGCATTTTGATTCTCGAAGCGATGGCACAAGTATCCTCTGTGCTCATTTTCCGAGAGAATGGCGACCCACCCCTTTATCAGGCATACTTCGTAGGTTTAGAAAAGGCGTCACTTCGTAGACTAGTAGTACCTGGAGACCAGCTTGTAGTGGAAGCAGAAATGGTTTACTACCGAAACGACCTATTCAAGGCAAAGGTTGTAGCTTCTGTAGAAAATCAAGTAGTGGCTGAAGCAACTATGAGTTTTGGTTTGGTAGAATTAAGAAAATAG